From the genome of Candidatus Chlamydia corallus, one region includes:
- a CDS encoding alpha/beta hydrolase, giving the protein MITGAVLKKHEQRTMFSLTLLNNFTTFGILHTPLHFNPPYPTVILLHGLASDKTGSKRSHVSLAYELTRLGIAALRVDLLGHGDCEGRLTDFSLENYKQNIREVIDYFYSLPHLDPEKLAIFGSSIGGTLALLALLSCKKIKALALWAPTISGKLMSMEAKKNSPEAITINEKGEVTYAGLTLNSDFYSQFLKIDILKELVPYARNLPRILYMQGEKDSLVSINHQKLFLQAFGNKDKQLTILTYPDVDHAFPLSESSALLDLTQWLKKELTFRE; this is encoded by the coding sequence TTGATTACAGGCGCGGTATTGAAAAAGCATGAACAGCGCACTATGTTTTCACTGACTCTACTTAATAACTTCACCACTTTTGGCATTTTACATACCCCCCTCCATTTTAATCCTCCTTATCCTACAGTTATACTTCTCCACGGTTTAGCTTCAGATAAAACAGGTTCAAAACGCTCCCACGTAAGTCTAGCTTATGAACTAACTCGGTTGGGTATAGCAGCTCTCAGAGTTGATCTTCTTGGTCACGGAGACTGTGAGGGTCGCCTTACTGACTTCTCTCTTGAAAATTATAAGCAGAACATTCGGGAGGTCATTGACTACTTTTATTCCCTGCCTCATCTAGATCCAGAAAAGCTTGCTATTTTTGGTTCTTCAATAGGAGGAACCCTTGCTCTCCTGGCTCTTCTTTCTTGTAAGAAAATCAAAGCCTTAGCTTTATGGGCACCTACAATTTCAGGCAAACTAATGTCTATGGAAGCAAAAAAAAATTCTCCCGAAGCTATCACAATTAATGAAAAAGGCGAGGTTACTTATGCTGGTCTTACTCTAAATTCCGATTTCTATTCGCAATTCCTAAAAATAGATATCCTTAAGGAGCTTGTTCCCTATGCTCGCAATCTCCCTAGAATTCTTTACATGCAGGGTGAGAAAGACTCTTTAGTTTCTATAAACCACCAAAAACTTTTTCTCCAAGCGTTTGGAAATAAAGACAAACAACTCACTATTCTTACGTATCCTGATGTCGATCATGCCTTTCCTCTTTCTGAATCTTCGGCCCTCTTAGATCTCACTCAATGGTTAAAAAAAGAACTAACTTTTAGGGAATAA
- a CDS encoding diphosphate--fructose-6-phosphate 1-phosphotransferase, with the protein MELLSLNKSYFEIQRLRYRPETLSLLETIHSQHIQESCSPSSPPPELQKHIPNLCQIPEVSIYTREATPSKPLKIGVLLSGGQAPGGHNVVIGLFDALRVFNPKTRLFGFIKGPLGLTRGLYKDLDISVIYDYYNMGGFDMLSSSREKIKTEEQKKTILNTVKKLKLDGLLIIGGNNSNTDTAMLAEYFLAHNCKTPVIGVPKTIDGDLKNCWIETSLGFHTSCRTYSEIIGNLAKDALSAKKYHHFIRLMGQQASYTTLECGLQTLPNIALISEHIATRNISLKKLSKHLALGLVHRYRSGKNYSTVLIPEGLIEHIFDTRKLIDELNVLLANGDSAIEKIITRLSPEALKTFHSLPQDIANQLLLARDSYGNVRVSKIATEELLAIIVKKEIEKIEPQMEFHSVSHFFGYEARAGFPSNFDCNYGIALGIISALFLVRQKTGYMITINNLAQAYTEWRGGATPLYKMMHIENRCGTETSVIKTDSVDPKSPAVQYLLQQSDSCLVKDLYRFPGPLQYFGKEELIDQRPLTLIWENQAHSPPF; encoded by the coding sequence GTGGAACTTCTCTCGTTAAATAAAAGTTATTTTGAAATCCAACGTCTTCGCTACCGCCCAGAGACTCTCTCCCTGCTAGAGACTATACATTCACAGCATATCCAAGAATCCTGTTCTCCATCTTCTCCCCCCCCAGAATTACAAAAACACATTCCTAATCTATGTCAAATCCCCGAAGTTTCTATTTATACTCGAGAGGCAACTCCATCAAAACCATTAAAGATTGGGGTTTTGCTCTCAGGAGGACAAGCTCCTGGAGGACATAATGTCGTTATCGGTCTTTTTGATGCTTTACGAGTATTCAATCCTAAAACTCGGTTATTTGGATTTATCAAAGGACCCTTAGGACTTACTCGTGGACTCTATAAAGATCTAGATATTTCTGTAATCTATGACTACTATAACATGGGGGGATTCGATATGCTCTCCTCTAGTCGAGAAAAAATTAAAACTGAAGAACAAAAAAAAACCATCCTCAATACAGTAAAGAAACTAAAATTAGACGGGTTGCTCATTATAGGAGGAAATAATTCCAACACAGACACTGCAATGCTTGCGGAATATTTTCTTGCTCATAACTGCAAAACACCTGTAATTGGAGTTCCTAAAACTATAGACGGTGATCTCAAAAACTGCTGGATTGAAACCTCTTTGGGCTTTCATACTTCTTGTCGCACGTACTCAGAAATAATTGGAAATCTTGCTAAAGACGCTCTTTCTGCAAAAAAATATCACCACTTCATCCGTCTCATGGGACAACAAGCCTCCTATACCACTTTAGAATGCGGATTGCAGACACTTCCTAATATAGCCTTAATTAGCGAGCATATCGCTACTAGAAACATCTCTTTAAAGAAACTTAGCAAACATCTTGCTTTAGGTTTGGTACACCGCTATCGATCGGGTAAAAACTATAGTACTGTGTTAATTCCAGAGGGGCTTATCGAGCATATTTTCGATACACGCAAGCTTATAGATGAACTGAACGTTTTGCTCGCTAACGGAGATTCTGCTATTGAGAAAATTATTACTAGGCTCTCCCCAGAAGCCTTAAAAACTTTTCATTCCCTTCCTCAAGACATTGCAAACCAACTTCTTTTGGCTCGCGATTCTTACGGAAATGTTAGAGTTTCAAAAATTGCTACGGAAGAGCTTCTTGCGATAATCGTAAAGAAAGAAATTGAAAAGATAGAACCCCAGATGGAATTTCATTCCGTATCGCATTTTTTTGGTTATGAAGCAAGAGCTGGATTCCCATCCAATTTCGATTGTAATTATGGAATAGCTTTAGGAATTATTTCTGCATTATTTCTGGTGCGACAAAAGACTGGATATATGATTACAATAAATAATCTTGCTCAAGCTTATACTGAATGGCGGGGAGGAGCCACTCCCCTGTATAAGATGATGCACATAGAAAATCGTTGTGGGACGGAAACTTCGGTTATTAAAACAGACTCGGTAGACCCGAAATCACCTGCTGTTCAATATTTACTTCAACAAAGCGATTCTTGTTTGGTTAAAGATTTGTATCGTTTTCCAGGTCCTTTGCAGTACTTTGGAAAAGAGGAACTCATAGATCAGA